A portion of the Desulfobaccales bacterium genome contains these proteins:
- a CDS encoding Glu/Leu/Phe/Val dehydrogenase gives MADILRFVDNLGPAKIVQVFEPSVDLKALLVLDNVAMGPAIGGIRMAVDVSIEECFRLARTMTLKNAMAGLPHGGGKVVVYADPKIPKPDKERLIRALACALRDVQGYIMGPDMGTDEECMAWIKDEKAQVAGLPTELGGMPLDEIGATAWGIKHAIEVALPHCGFGLEKARVAVQGFGAVGKHSARFLAAQKAVIVGVADSQGSVYDPEGLDVDKLIRLKDARKSVIDYPGGEKFDRDGIIDFDCDIWIPAARPDVVNEDNVQRLKARLVVEGANIPFTYGAEKYLYEKGVLVIPDFVANPGGVICSAMEYRGEILVESEVFKVIEDKVRRNTHLIVEESRTKKLMPRDAAMNLALARVKKAMSFKRWSIY, from the coding sequence GTGGCTGATATCCTGCGATTTGTGGATAACCTGGGGCCGGCAAAAATCGTCCAGGTGTTTGAACCTTCCGTTGATTTGAAGGCTTTGCTGGTGCTGGACAACGTAGCTATGGGGCCGGCTATCGGCGGCATCCGCATGGCTGTCGACGTTTCCATCGAAGAGTGCTTCCGGCTGGCCCGGACCATGACCCTTAAGAACGCCATGGCCGGCCTGCCCCACGGCGGCGGCAAGGTCGTGGTCTACGCCGACCCGAAGATCCCCAAGCCTGATAAGGAACGCTTGATAAGGGCCCTGGCCTGCGCCTTGCGGGATGTCCAAGGCTACATCATGGGGCCGGACATGGGGACCGACGAAGAGTGCATGGCCTGGATTAAAGACGAAAAAGCCCAGGTTGCCGGGCTCCCGACCGAACTCGGCGGCATGCCGCTGGATGAAATCGGCGCCACAGCCTGGGGCATCAAACATGCCATTGAAGTGGCCTTGCCGCATTGCGGCTTCGGTCTGGAAAAGGCCCGGGTGGCCGTTCAGGGCTTCGGCGCGGTGGGCAAACACAGCGCCCGGTTTCTGGCCGCACAAAAAGCCGTCATTGTGGGCGTGGCGGACTCCCAGGGCTCAGTGTATGATCCGGAAGGCCTGGACGTGGACAAGTTGATCCGGCTTAAAGATGCCAGAAAAAGTGTAATTGATTATCCTGGGGGCGAAAAGTTCGACCGGGATGGCATCATCGACTTCGACTGCGATATCTGGATTCCGGCCGCCCGGCCGGACGTGGTCAACGAGGACAATGTCCAGCGCCTTAAGGCCAGGCTGGTGGTGGAGGGCGCCAACATCCCGTTCACCTATGGCGCGGAAAAATATCTCTACGAAAAGGGCGTCTTGGTCATTCCGGATTTTGTTGCCAACCCTGGCGGGGTGATCTGCTCGGCCATGGAATACCGGGGAGAAATCCTGGTAGAAAGTGAGGTCTTCAAGGTTATCGAAGATAAGGTGCGCCGCAACACCCATCTGATCGTTGAAGAATCCAGGACGAAAAAGCTCATGCCCCGGGATGCGGCCATGAATCTGGCCTTGGCGCGAGTAAAAAAAGCCATGTCCTTCAAACGCTGGTCGATTTATTAG
- a CDS encoding acetolactate synthase large subunit, which produces MNVAQLMARCLENEGVEFIFGLPGEEIIHLVDALNDTSIRFILVRSEQAGAFMADMYGRVTGKAGVCLATLGPGAINLLLGVADAQTDSAPLVAISAQVGLGRIYKETHQVVDLVSMFKPVTKWADTLFTPQATPEMIRNAFHTAQTARPGAAYLALPQDVQVMPVAPEIRPLVVHPDHAHAPAPDQIAQAAKVLESAKAPIILAGHGAARHQAQAALIHFSEKLKIPVATTFHGKGVFPDDHPNALGTMGFMVHDYVNFGFDQADVVVSVGYELQEFAPAWINPQGDKRIIHLHRFPAMVDTYYNVTADVVGDIPAALNALGAQVSPKPGLAAVDLKIRCLLREELEHGRHDASFPVKPQRLVADTRAALGREDIVLVDSGAVKMWMARLFPTYQPNTCLVSNGLATMGFAVPGALGVKLARPRRRVLAVTGDGGFLMNSQEIETALREKIPFVILVWVDGSYGLIKWKMEMRLKRSSHVDFGNPDFVKYAESFGAKGYLIQAAAELLPTLKKALTDDTVSVIACPVDYSENTKLTEKLEHLTSPECRDNV; this is translated from the coding sequence ATGAACGTAGCGCAGCTTATGGCACGATGCCTGGAGAACGAGGGAGTGGAGTTCATTTTCGGCCTCCCCGGTGAGGAGATCATACACCTGGTGGATGCCCTGAATGATACGTCCATTCGCTTTATCCTGGTGCGTTCGGAACAGGCGGGGGCCTTCATGGCGGATATGTACGGCAGGGTCACCGGCAAAGCCGGGGTTTGTCTTGCCACGTTGGGCCCAGGAGCCATTAATCTCCTGTTGGGGGTCGCCGACGCCCAGACGGACAGCGCGCCCCTGGTGGCCATCAGTGCCCAGGTTGGCTTGGGCCGGATTTACAAAGAGACCCATCAAGTGGTTGACCTGGTGAGCATGTTCAAGCCCGTGACCAAGTGGGCCGACACGCTCTTCACTCCGCAGGCTACGCCCGAAATGATCCGTAACGCCTTTCACACCGCCCAGACGGCGCGGCCCGGCGCGGCCTATCTGGCCCTCCCCCAGGATGTCCAAGTGATGCCCGTCGCCCCGGAGATCCGGCCTCTGGTCGTGCATCCGGATCATGCCCATGCCCCGGCCCCGGACCAAATCGCCCAGGCGGCCAAGGTGCTGGAATCGGCCAAGGCTCCCATCATCCTGGCCGGACACGGGGCGGCGCGCCACCAGGCCCAGGCGGCCCTGATTCACTTCTCGGAAAAGCTCAAGATACCGGTGGCCACGACCTTCCATGGCAAAGGCGTGTTTCCCGACGACCACCCGAATGCGCTCGGCACCATGGGTTTCATGGTGCACGATTACGTTAACTTCGGCTTCGATCAGGCGGATGTGGTGGTCAGCGTCGGGTATGAGCTGCAAGAATTCGCCCCGGCCTGGATTAATCCCCAGGGAGACAAGCGGATCATTCACCTGCATCGCTTTCCGGCCATGGTGGATACCTATTACAACGTAACGGCGGATGTGGTTGGGGACATTCCCGCCGCGCTTAACGCCCTGGGCGCGCAGGTCTCACCCAAGCCCGGCTTGGCCGCGGTTGATCTTAAAATCCGCTGCCTGCTGCGCGAGGAATTAGAGCACGGCCGGCACGATGCGTCTTTTCCGGTGAAGCCCCAACGTCTGGTGGCAGATACCCGCGCCGCGCTGGGACGGGAGGACATCGTCCTCGTGGATAGCGGCGCGGTCAAGATGTGGATGGCTCGCCTTTTTCCCACGTATCAGCCCAACACCTGCCTGGTTTCAAACGGCCTGGCTACCATGGGGTTTGCCGTGCCAGGCGCCTTGGGGGTCAAGCTGGCCCGCCCCCGACGCCGGGTGCTGGCGGTTACGGGCGATGGCGGCTTTTTGATGAACTCTCAGGAAATCGAAACCGCGCTGCGGGAAAAGATTCCTTTCGTCATCCTGGTGTGGGTGGACGGCAGCTACGGCCTGATAAAATGGAAGATGGAAATGAGGCTTAAACGCTCCTCCCACGTGGACTTCGGCAACCCGGACTTTGTAAAATATGCCGAGAGTTTCGGGGCCAAGGGCTACTTGATTCAAGCTGCCGCCGAATTGTTGCCGACGCTTAAAAAAGCGCTGACTGACGACACGGTGTCCGTGATCGCTTGCCCGGTGGATTATTCGGAAAATACCAAACTCACGGAGAAGCTCGAGCATCTGACTTCGCCGGAGTGCCGGGATAACGTGTAA
- a CDS encoding ribonuclease J, translating to MVLKTEPPNWVDLTFLGGLGEIGLNMMTLETDNYLVVVDAGLMFPEDQMLGIDIVIPDFSYLRERRDKMAAIVLTHGHEDHIGAIPFLLKEIPVPVYGTPFTLALVKEKLREHGILEDTELLEITPGVPLVLGPFEFEFIRVCHSIVDGVGLAVRTPQGILVHSGDFKIDQTPVTGSATDLNRFAHYGEEGVLALMSDSTNAERPGYTLSEREIGTTLEGLIREAAGRVIVAVFASHIHRLQQIIDIAAKFKRQVLFNGKSMVLNTRLAKELELLTVPGGLEITVGELDRLDPAQTIIVTTGSQGEPLSALARIALEAHKQIHIQAGDLVILSSKFIPGNERAITTVINNLYRLGAEVVYQEVADIHASGHASQEELKLLLNLTRPRHFIPIHGEMRHLIKHTRLARAVGVSTDGILLATDGDQVRFEGQGATFQEKVDTGRVFVDGKGVGDVSRIVLRDRRHLAADGLVIAYAAVDPTAGKIVTEPDLITRGFTLEEEQAPLLDQARKIFQEIVVRALSEPTQDWLEIQTQVSKALRKLFFKLLERRPMILPLILTL from the coding sequence ATGGTCCTGAAAACCGAACCTCCTAACTGGGTAGACCTGACCTTCCTGGGCGGCCTGGGGGAAATCGGCCTCAATATGATGACCCTGGAGACCGACAACTACCTGGTGGTGGTGGACGCCGGACTCATGTTCCCCGAAGACCAGATGCTGGGGATCGACATTGTCATCCCCGATTTTTCCTACCTGCGGGAGCGCCGGGACAAAATGGCGGCCATAGTCCTCACCCACGGCCACGAAGACCATATCGGCGCAATCCCCTTTTTGCTCAAAGAAATTCCGGTGCCGGTGTATGGCACCCCCTTCACTCTGGCCCTGGTCAAAGAAAAGCTGCGGGAACACGGCATTCTGGAAGACACCGAACTGCTGGAGATCACCCCCGGGGTCCCTCTGGTCCTGGGACCTTTTGAATTCGAGTTCATCCGGGTGTGCCACTCCATCGTGGACGGGGTGGGGTTGGCGGTGCGCACCCCCCAGGGCATCCTGGTCCATTCCGGCGATTTTAAGATCGACCAGACTCCGGTGACCGGCAGCGCCACTGACCTGAACCGTTTCGCCCACTACGGTGAAGAAGGCGTCCTGGCTTTGATGTCCGACTCCACCAATGCCGAACGCCCCGGTTACACTTTGAGCGAACGGGAAATCGGCACCACTCTGGAAGGGTTGATCCGGGAAGCGGCTGGCCGGGTCATAGTCGCTGTTTTTGCTTCCCATATCCACCGCCTCCAGCAGATCATAGACATTGCCGCCAAGTTCAAACGTCAGGTGCTGTTCAATGGCAAGTCCATGGTCCTCAACACCCGGCTGGCCAAGGAACTGGAGTTGCTTACGGTCCCCGGCGGTCTGGAGATTACCGTGGGGGAACTGGACCGTCTGGACCCGGCCCAAACCATCATCGTCACCACCGGCAGCCAGGGAGAGCCCTTGAGCGCCCTGGCCCGCATCGCGCTGGAGGCCCACAAGCAGATCCACATCCAGGCGGGCGATCTGGTAATCCTGTCCTCCAAGTTCATCCCCGGCAACGAACGGGCCATAACCACGGTGATCAACAACCTCTACCGCTTGGGGGCCGAGGTGGTGTACCAGGAGGTGGCGGACATTCACGCCTCCGGGCACGCTTCCCAGGAAGAGTTGAAACTCTTGTTGAACCTTACTCGGCCCCGGCACTTCATTCCCATTCACGGAGAGATGCGCCACCTCATCAAGCACACCCGGCTGGCCCGGGCCGTTGGAGTGTCTACGGACGGCATCCTCCTGGCCACTGATGGCGACCAGGTCCGTTTCGAGGGCCAGGGTGCGACCTTTCAAGAAAAAGTGGACACTGGCCGGGTCTTCGTGGACGGCAAAGGGGTGGGGGACGTCAGCCGCATCGTGCTCAGGGACCGCCGCCATCTGGCCGCGGACGGCCTGGTGATCGCCTATGCCGCGGTGGACCCCACGGCTGGAAAGATCGTCACCGAGCCGGACCTTATTACCCGGGGCTTCACCCTGGAAGAAGAGCAGGCGCCGCTTCTGGACCAGGCCCGCAAAATCTTCCAGGAGATTGTGGTCCGAGCCTTGTCTGAGCCCACCCAGGACTGGCTGGAAATCCAGACCCAGGTTAGTAAAGCCTTGCGGAAGCTCTTCTTCAAGCTCCTGGAACGCCGCCCCATGATCCTGCCGCTGATTTTAACGCTGTGA
- a CDS encoding TolC family protein — MAKPRRLFPSALFLVLCLTGTFSLSTPLRAQSNLPPDLQNLINEALKSNAEVKQMASLAGAAKETIKPAGALEDPTVSFGMNNIPTDTFALNQDPMTQKMLELSQKFPFPGKRRLRSEVAAEQAKSELLAYRDKSNEIRAKVVVSYWNLALAYAGFDIVQKNKQIWEQVVQVTETRYKVGQGMQADVLQAQVELGNYLDRLLQYKQRQESSQADLNALRSQPPQTPVGRPQPLRPRPFALKLDDLFTQAEARPQLQALKALVAKQQKAVDLAKKEYFPDATISLGYAFRETLGPPVNLKQADMFAGGVMFNLPVWQGSKIKPKIREEQQRQTAAKEAVENTWNQVAAAIKDRYAKLMRLAQQITLYNQGIIPQARQAAEASLASYQVGSLGFTQLYQNQIAAYNAELTMQEYLKDFEENWAEMEWLAGVELPRPPGGKK; from the coding sequence ATGGCTAAACCGCGGCGACTTTTCCCAAGCGCACTCTTTTTGGTCCTGTGTCTTACCGGGACTTTTAGTCTGTCCACGCCATTGCGGGCCCAAAGCAACCTGCCGCCGGACCTGCAAAACCTCATCAATGAGGCCCTCAAATCCAATGCGGAAGTGAAGCAAATGGCCTCGTTAGCTGGGGCCGCTAAGGAAACCATCAAACCCGCCGGAGCCCTGGAAGACCCCACGGTGTCTTTCGGTATGAACAATATTCCCACCGACACCTTTGCTCTGAACCAGGACCCCATGACCCAGAAAATGCTGGAACTGTCCCAGAAGTTCCCTTTTCCCGGGAAGCGCCGCCTCCGTTCCGAAGTGGCGGCGGAGCAGGCCAAATCGGAATTACTGGCATATCGAGACAAATCTAACGAGATCAGGGCCAAAGTGGTGGTGAGTTATTGGAACCTGGCTTTGGCCTATGCCGGATTCGATATTGTCCAAAAGAACAAGCAAATCTGGGAGCAGGTGGTCCAGGTGACCGAGACCCGCTATAAAGTGGGCCAGGGAATGCAGGCCGATGTGCTCCAGGCCCAGGTTGAACTGGGAAACTATCTCGATCGCCTGCTTCAATACAAGCAGCGTCAGGAATCCTCACAGGCGGACCTGAACGCCCTGCGTTCCCAGCCACCCCAAACTCCGGTGGGGCGTCCCCAACCCCTCAGGCCCCGACCATTTGCCCTTAAACTGGATGACCTGTTCACCCAGGCCGAGGCCCGTCCTCAACTTCAGGCCCTCAAAGCCTTGGTGGCCAAGCAGCAGAAAGCGGTGGACCTGGCTAAGAAGGAGTATTTTCCCGATGCCACCATTTCCCTGGGATACGCTTTCCGGGAAACCCTGGGTCCGCCGGTGAATCTGAAACAGGCCGACATGTTTGCCGGCGGCGTGATGTTTAATCTGCCCGTCTGGCAAGGCTCCAAGATCAAGCCTAAAATCCGGGAGGAGCAGCAACGCCAGACCGCAGCCAAGGAAGCCGTGGAAAATACCTGGAATCAGGTGGCTGCCGCCATTAAGGACCGCTATGCCAAGTTAATGCGCCTGGCGCAGCAAATCACTCTCTATAATCAGGGGATTATTCCCCAGGCCAGGCAAGCGGCGGAGGCTTCCCTGGCGTCCTACCAGGTGGGGAGTCTGGGGTTCACGCAGCTCTATCAGAACCAAATCGCCGCCTATAACGCTGAGCTGACGATGCAGGAATACCTGAAAGATTTTGAAGAAAACTGGGCGGAAATGGAATGGCTGGCGGGTGTCGAACTGCCCCGGCCACCGGGAGGAAAAAAATGA
- a CDS encoding cyclic 2,3-diphosphoglycerate synthase has protein sequence MLTKVIIMGAAGRDFHNFNLYFRDNPDYRVVAFTVAQIPLVHDRIYPPELAGALYPEGIPFYLEDELEGLIRSHRVDLVVFSYSDVPHVEVMHKASLVMAAGADFLLPGAARTMLQSAKPVIAVCAVRTGSGKSQTTRKICGILQSLGKKTVVVRHPMPYGDLKREVVQRFAGFEDFSRHQLTIEEREEYEPLVDQGLVVYAGIDYQQILAQAEREADVIVWDGGNNDTPFFQPDIHVVVFDPLRPGHELLYFPGETNLRLADIAIISKVDFAPGGNITEVRRNIQRVAPRADIILAGSPVLVNNPEKIHGKTVLVVEDGPTLTHGGMAFGAGFVAAEQYGAAAIVDPRPFAVGTLTAVFEQYPHIGPVLPAMGYSEAQIKDLAATIANTPCDLVLFSTPIHLCRLLSCNKPTLRVGYEYADHGEPRLEEVLKKRMAACARF, from the coding sequence ATGCTAACCAAAGTCATCATCATGGGCGCGGCGGGCCGGGATTTCCACAACTTCAACCTGTATTTCAGGGATAATCCGGACTACCGGGTTGTGGCCTTCACGGTCGCCCAAATTCCCCTGGTGCACGACCGCATCTATCCCCCGGAGCTGGCCGGGGCGCTCTACCCGGAAGGCATCCCGTTTTACCTTGAGGATGAGTTAGAAGGGTTGATCCGCTCTCACCGGGTCGATCTCGTCGTCTTTTCTTACAGTGACGTTCCCCATGTGGAGGTGATGCACAAGGCCTCTTTGGTGATGGCCGCAGGGGCCGATTTCCTGCTCCCCGGCGCGGCCAGGACCATGCTTCAGTCCGCCAAGCCGGTGATTGCAGTCTGCGCCGTCCGAACCGGTTCCGGCAAATCCCAGACGACCCGCAAAATCTGCGGCATCCTGCAAAGCCTGGGCAAAAAGACGGTCGTCGTGCGCCATCCCATGCCTTACGGCGACCTTAAGCGTGAAGTGGTGCAGCGCTTCGCCGGTTTCGAGGATTTTTCCCGGCATCAGTTAACCATTGAAGAACGGGAGGAATATGAGCCTCTGGTGGACCAGGGGCTGGTGGTCTATGCCGGCATCGACTACCAGCAGATCCTGGCCCAGGCGGAGCGCGAAGCTGACGTCATCGTCTGGGACGGCGGCAACAATGACACCCCGTTTTTTCAACCCGACATCCACGTGGTGGTCTTCGACCCCTTAAGGCCAGGGCATGAACTCTTGTATTTCCCCGGGGAGACCAATCTCCGGCTAGCCGATATCGCCATTATCAGCAAAGTGGATTTCGCTCCGGGCGGCAACATCACGGAAGTCCGCCGCAATATTCAAAGGGTGGCGCCCCGGGCCGACATTATCCTGGCCGGCTCCCCGGTGCTGGTCAACAACCCGGAGAAGATTCACGGGAAAACAGTGCTGGTGGTGGAGGACGGCCCCACCCTGACGCATGGCGGCATGGCCTTTGGCGCGGGGTTTGTCGCCGCGGAACAATACGGAGCGGCCGCCATCGTCGATCCCCGGCCCTTCGCGGTAGGAACCTTAACCGCGGTGTTTGAGCAGTATCCTCATATCGGCCCGGTCCTCCCGGCCATGGGTTACAGCGAGGCCCAGATCAAGGACCTGGCCGCCACCATCGCCAACACCCCTTGCGACCTGGTTCTCTTTTCCACCCCCATCCACCTCTGCCGCCTGCTCTCCTGCAACAAACCCACCCTCCGGGTCGGCTACGAATACGCCGACCACGGCGAACCCCGCCTGGAAGAGGTGCTGAAAAAAAGAATGGCCGCATGTGCGCGGTTTTAA
- the yihA gene encoding ribosome biogenesis GTP-binding protein YihA/YsxC, which yields MTSPKILSAEYSLSAHRADQCPPAGLPEVAFLGRSNVGKSTLINTLLGRKKLVRTSSHPGCTRALNFFLINQRWYFVDLPGFGYAAVSKELKAGWGRLVLDYLGGRESLAAVVFLQDGRRQPGDEELFLWEFLLEQGRKVIPVLTKADKLKQGERSRQLKLAAGALTPFGVDPADFIWFSAPNLEGKDRLWDRMLACLGEP from the coding sequence ATGACTAGCCCCAAGATCCTGAGCGCCGAGTACAGCTTGAGCGCCCACCGGGCCGATCAATGTCCCCCGGCGGGGCTGCCTGAAGTAGCCTTCTTGGGGCGTTCCAACGTGGGGAAATCAACCCTGATCAACACCCTGCTGGGGCGCAAAAAACTGGTGCGCACCAGTTCCCATCCCGGCTGTACCCGGGCTCTCAATTTTTTCCTTATCAACCAGCGCTGGTATTTTGTGGACCTGCCGGGCTTCGGCTATGCCGCGGTGTCGAAGGAGCTCAAGGCCGGTTGGGGACGTCTGGTCTTGGATTACCTGGGTGGACGTGAGTCCTTGGCTGCGGTGGTGTTTCTCCAGGACGGGCGCCGCCAGCCTGGGGACGAGGAACTGTTCCTGTGGGAATTCTTGCTGGAACAGGGGCGAAAGGTGATCCCGGTCCTGACCAAGGCCGATAAGCTGAAGCAAGGGGAGCGCAGTCGCCAGTTGAAACTTGCTGCCGGCGCTCTGACGCCCTTCGGCGTAGACCCCGCTGACTTTATCTGGTTTTCCGCCCCTAATCTGGAGGGCAAAGACCGGCTCTGGGACCGGATGCTGGCCTGCCTGGGCGAACCCTAA
- a CDS encoding AbrB/MazE/SpoVT family DNA-binding domain-containing protein, which yields MKIVTVSSKFQVVIPREVREALAIQPGTRVQVLQYENRIELIPLREPKALRGFIKGIDTEVPREERVSLSHKK from the coding sequence ATGAAAATAGTCACCGTCTCTTCAAAATTTCAGGTGGTGATTCCCAGGGAAGTGAGGGAAGCCTTGGCTATTCAGCCCGGCACCCGGGTTCAGGTCCTCCAGTACGAGAATCGCATCGAACTCATCCCCTTGCGGGAGCCCAAAGCTTTGCGCGGGTTTATCAAAGGGATTGACACGGAGGTGCCCCGGGAGGAAAGGGTTAGCTTATCCCATAAGAAATAA
- a CDS encoding efflux RND transporter periplasmic adaptor subunit, translating to MTPAARGKGWWGLVVVLILGILGVLYLSGVLPLPYGKEKPNPLCYVSPKNPNYIKEAPGKDPEGHELVPVYPTGTPGQPPPPAVTPKAGVPAPGAPAEAPKKERKIKYWVSPMDPGYVRDKPGKAPCGMDMVPVYEEGGEEGPGTIKISPTTIQSMGVRTAKVEVRPLSRLTLAVGLVNFNERNLATITTKVNGWVDRLYVNATGDPVRKGQALLSIYSPDLVSSQEEYLLALRNLKAMKSSPVKELAEGARRLAEASRRRLEYFDIGAGQINTLEHTGQVKKNLTLASPANGIVTKRLVTQGMYVQAGMPLLEVADLSTVWVDADIYQYELPWIKVGQPVTMSLDYLPGETFQGKIDYLYPYLKEATRTARVRLRFSNPQLKLKPEMFAQVKIESPVTHNAVVVPADAVIDTGLKQYVFIALGQGRFEPREVKLGVLGNDGLQEVLSGLKGGEDVVTSAQFMLDSESRFREAVQLMMPGMDMGGKKEEKPQPGPGMKMEGTPPAAPAPSPMPPGHKH from the coding sequence ATGACGCCTGCTGCCCGAGGCAAAGGCTGGTGGGGCCTGGTGGTGGTCCTGATCCTGGGAATTCTAGGGGTGCTGTATCTTTCCGGGGTCCTGCCCCTGCCTTACGGCAAAGAGAAACCCAACCCCCTCTGCTATGTCTCTCCCAAGAACCCCAATTATATTAAGGAAGCGCCGGGCAAAGACCCTGAGGGCCATGAACTGGTGCCGGTTTACCCCACCGGCACCCCTGGCCAGCCGCCGCCTCCGGCGGTGACGCCCAAGGCCGGGGTCCCGGCTCCTGGGGCTCCAGCCGAGGCCCCCAAGAAAGAACGCAAAATCAAGTATTGGGTCTCCCCCATGGACCCCGGCTACGTCCGGGACAAACCCGGCAAAGCACCCTGCGGCATGGACATGGTGCCGGTCTATGAGGAGGGAGGGGAAGAAGGCCCGGGCACCATCAAGATATCCCCCACCACCATCCAGTCCATGGGGGTCAGGACCGCCAAGGTGGAGGTGCGGCCTCTATCCCGGCTTACCCTGGCCGTGGGGCTGGTGAATTTTAACGAACGCAACCTTGCCACCATTACCACCAAAGTAAATGGTTGGGTGGACCGCCTCTACGTCAACGCCACTGGCGACCCGGTGCGCAAAGGGCAGGCGCTGTTGAGCATCTATAGTCCCGACCTGGTCTCCAGCCAGGAAGAATATCTGTTGGCTCTACGTAATCTCAAGGCCATGAAATCTAGTCCGGTGAAGGAGTTGGCCGAAGGAGCCCGCCGCCTGGCCGAGGCCTCCCGCCGCCGCCTGGAGTATTTTGACATCGGCGCGGGTCAGATTAACACTCTGGAACATACCGGCCAGGTTAAGAAAAATCTGACGTTGGCCTCCCCGGCCAACGGCATTGTCACCAAACGCCTGGTGACCCAGGGCATGTATGTCCAGGCCGGCATGCCATTACTGGAAGTCGCCGATCTATCTACGGTTTGGGTGGATGCGGATATCTACCAGTATGAACTGCCCTGGATAAAGGTGGGACAGCCGGTTACCATGAGCCTGGATTATTTGCCCGGCGAGACCTTCCAGGGCAAGATTGATTACCTCTACCCCTACCTCAAGGAAGCCACCCGCACGGCCCGGGTGCGCCTGCGCTTCTCCAACCCCCAGCTCAAGCTCAAGCCCGAGATGTTCGCCCAGGTGAAGATCGAATCCCCGGTGACTCATAATGCCGTGGTGGTGCCCGCGGATGCGGTAATCGATACTGGTCTGAAGCAGTACGTGTTCATCGCCCTGGGTCAGGGCCGCTTCGAGCCCCGGGAAGTCAAGTTAGGGGTGCTGGGCAATGACGGCCTGCAAGAGGTGCTCTCCGGCCTCAAGGGCGGCGAAGATGTGGTCACCTCGGCGCAATTCATGCTGGACTCCGAATCCCGCTTCCGGGAGGCGGTGCAACTGATGATGCCGGGCATGGACATGGGCGGCAAAAAAGAGGAAAAGCCCCAGCCCGGGCCAGGGATGAAGATGGAAGGGACACCTCCGGCCGCACCTGCGCCGTCACCTATGCCTCCTGGGCATAAACATTAA
- a CDS encoding lysophospholipid acyltransferase family protein: protein MVVVAWGLWFQFWLVLLTLWAGMLIIGWSYIDQDSPMIHRACRWWGRNLLNVAHIPVQVEGLEHLQPGQAYVFAANHRSNFDIFALISVLPGRFLWVAKKSLFHIPVLGQALSRMGSISVDRENLRSAVQSLDQATAIVKRGVSMVIFPEGTRSLSRELLPFKKGVFVMAMKAGQPIVPVSISGTRFIQPRDTIRMKPGPIKVVISPPIAPGTFSRKEELMAAVRQAIDAHYDPDFPHGPENRTS, encoded by the coding sequence ATGGTAGTCGTGGCCTGGGGCCTATGGTTCCAATTCTGGTTGGTGCTGCTCACCCTGTGGGCGGGAATGCTAATTATTGGCTGGTCATACATAGACCAAGACAGCCCCATGATCCATCGCGCCTGTCGGTGGTGGGGCCGGAACCTCCTCAATGTCGCCCACATCCCGGTCCAGGTGGAGGGCCTGGAACACCTGCAGCCCGGACAGGCCTATGTCTTCGCCGCCAATCACCGCTCCAACTTCGACATCTTTGCACTGATCTCGGTTTTGCCAGGCCGGTTTCTCTGGGTGGCCAAGAAATCGCTTTTCCACATCCCAGTGCTCGGCCAGGCCCTCTCCCGCATGGGCTCCATCTCTGTGGACCGGGAAAACCTGCGCTCCGCCGTTCAGAGTCTCGATCAGGCTACGGCCATTGTTAAGAGAGGCGTGTCCATGGTCATCTTTCCCGAAGGCACCCGATCCCTCTCCCGGGAACTCCTGCCCTTTAAAAAAGGGGTCTTCGTCATGGCCATGAAGGCGGGGCAGCCCATTGTGCCGGTGAGCATCAGCGGTACCCGCTTCATCCAGCCCCGGGACACCATCCGGATGAAACCGGGACCTATCAAGGTGGTCATATCCCCCCCCATCGCCCCGGGCACGTTCAGCCGTAAAGAAGAACTCATGGCTGCGGTGCGCCAGGCCATCGACGCCCACTACGACCCCGATTTTCCCCATGGTCCTGAAAACCGAACCTCCTAA